A stretch of Nitrospira sp. DNA encodes these proteins:
- a CDS encoding DUF1788 domain-containing protein codes for MSDLLTDRLNKILPRIISDDFLSGSGIGNEISFYIFDYPPEEELRVRAHLRFLVDHIPKQKPELRFTHINLFDLVLDHLKRRKLLEKALQIQREKGDEALKAALAGPLHPEKLASIFCEVARPDQIKLVLVSGVGSVYPLLRTSGLLSNLQNVMGPIPLVLFYPGKYDQLTLRLFGKLSLSAHFDGVAKSKKPEHYYRAFRLVP; via the coding sequence GTGAGTGATCTGCTGACCGACCGGCTTAACAAGATTCTTCCACGGATCATCTCAGATGACTTCCTGAGCGGCAGCGGCATCGGGAACGAGATTTCTTTCTACATTTTTGACTACCCGCCTGAAGAGGAGCTCCGAGTACGAGCTCACCTTCGTTTCTTAGTAGACCACATTCCCAAACAAAAACCAGAGCTTCGTTTCACGCACATCAACCTGTTCGATCTCGTGCTGGACCACCTCAAGCGCCGGAAATTGCTCGAGAAGGCACTACAGATACAACGGGAGAAGGGTGACGAAGCTCTCAAGGCGGCGTTGGCTGGCCCCCTCCATCCTGAGAAGCTCGCATCGATCTTTTGTGAAGTGGCCAGGCCGGATCAGATCAAGCTTGTCCTGGTGTCAGGTGTCGGAAGCGTGTATCCGCTACTCCGAACCAGCGGCTTGCTCAGTAATCTGCAGAATGTGATGGGACCCATTCCTCTCGTGCTGTTTTATCCAGGAAAGTACGATCAACTGACCCTCAGACTATTTGGGAAGCTGAGCCTGTCCGCACACTTTGACGGTGTAGCAAAGAGCAAGAAGCCGGAACATTATTACCGCGCCTTCAGATTAGTGCCCTAA
- a CDS encoding DUF1819 family protein encodes MKTAELTERHYGAELTAGSLKVPESRIIADLLLRGVAPEEWQETLYKQNALQTRNLETARRLGRLIRQRLELMDAELWRLIRDGSKTVATHACLAAAIKHSALLGDFLDLVIREQYRLFASTLSPTLWEGYLNDCRGRDSLMPLWNDSTRRRLRSTVYQTLAQAGFLDGTRTLRLQPVHIASEVLGYLRDHHEEYVLRCIQVSP; translated from the coding sequence ATGAAAACGGCCGAACTTACTGAAAGACACTATGGAGCAGAACTCACAGCTGGGTCCTTAAAAGTTCCAGAGAGTCGGATTATTGCAGATCTGCTTCTCCGAGGCGTCGCGCCAGAAGAATGGCAGGAGACACTCTATAAACAGAATGCACTCCAAACCCGTAACCTTGAGACAGCGAGGCGACTGGGCCGACTGATCCGACAAAGACTGGAGTTGATGGATGCCGAGCTCTGGCGGCTTATTCGTGATGGCTCAAAGACCGTGGCTACGCACGCGTGTCTCGCGGCTGCCATTAAGCATAGTGCCTTGCTGGGAGACTTCTTAGATTTGGTCATCAGGGAGCAATACCGACTCTTTGCCTCAACACTCTCACCAACACTCTGGGAAGGGTATCTGAATGACTGTCGAGGCCGTGACTCTCTGATGCCGCTCTGGAACGACTCGACGAGGAGACGCTTGCGATCGACAGTGTACCAAACCCTTGCACAGGCAGGATTTCTAGACGGCACACGAACGCTACGGCTTCAACCAGTCCATATCGCCTCCGAAGTGCTTGGTTATTTGCGGGACCACCATGAAGAGTATGTGCTGCGTTGCATTCAGGTGTCTCCGTGA